A single region of the Triticum dicoccoides isolate Atlit2015 ecotype Zavitan chromosome 2B, WEW_v2.0, whole genome shotgun sequence genome encodes:
- the LOC119368299 gene encoding transcription factor bHLH94-like: MTLDALCAVSDVLVYDTFNAAAAASAAPADSSLLFGDEAWMAGSASAAAPAVTAVPVEEGEKAQGRRKRRRRARSCKNREDAESQRMTHIAVERNRRRQMNEYLAALRSLMPESYAHRGDQASIVGGAIDFVKELEQLLQSLEAQKRTLLAQPEQEHKPLPIRDAMPSSSTTVAAAAAATTTSTDEGKQAAATHDTTGPPFAGFFTYPQYVRLLPPRDDADDRAGAADIEVTLVETHASVRVMAPRRPGQLLRMVAGMEALRLTVLHLNVTTLGSLALYSLSVKVEEGCGLTTADDIAAAVHHVLCLVDAEETSQRLPAGG, from the exons ATGACGCTGGATGCCCTGTGCGCGGTCAGCGACGTCCTCGTCTACGACACCTTCAACGCGGCGGCCGCCGCGAGTGCCGCGCCGGCCGACAGCAGCCTCCTCTTCGGTGATGAGGCATGGATGGCGGGGTCTGCTTCCGCTGCGGCGCCGGCTGTGACGGCGGTGCCGGTGGAAGAAGGGGAGAAGGCGCAGGGGAggaggaagcggcggcggcgggcgaggagCTGCAAGAACCGCGAGGACGCCGAGAGCCAGCGGATGACCCACATTGCCGTCGAGCGCAACCGCCGGCGCCAGATGAACGAGTACCTCGCCGCGCTCCGCTCCCTCATGCCGGAGTCCTACGCCCACCGG GGCGACCAGGCATCCATTGTCGGCGGCGCCATCGATTTCGTCAAGGAGCTCGAGCAGCTGCTGCAGTCCCTGGAGGCGCAGAAGCGCACGCTCCTGGCGCAGCCGGAGCAGGAGCACAAGCCGCTGCCCATCCGTGACGCCATGCCATCGTCGAGCACCACCGtcgcggccgcggccgcggccaCGACGACGAGCACCGATGAGGGCAAGCAGGCTGCGGCGACGCACGACACGACGGGGCCCCCGTTCGCGGGGTTCTTCACGTACCCGCAGTACGTGCGCCTCCTCCCACCGCGGGACGACGCCGACGACCGCGCCGGGGCGGCGGACATCGAGGTGACCCTGGTGGAGACGCACGCCAGCGTCCGGGTGATGGCGCCGCGGCGGCCGGGGCAGCTGCTCAGGATGGTCGCCGGGATGGAGGCGCTCAGGCTCACCGTCCTGCACCTCAACGTCACCACGCTCGGCTCGCTCGCGCTCTACTCCCTCAGCGTCAAG GTGGAGGAAGGGTGCGGGCTGACGACGGCGGACGATATCGCGGCGGCGGTGCACCATGTGCTCTGCCTCGTCGACGCCGAGGAGACGTCGCAGCGGCTGCCGGCCGGTGGGTAG